A part of Arachis hypogaea cultivar Tifrunner chromosome 12, arahy.Tifrunner.gnm2.J5K5, whole genome shotgun sequence genomic DNA contains:
- the LOC112729113 gene encoding uncharacterized protein At4g00950 isoform X2, giving the protein MSGCKTESETEQEQSNTSILLPIFKFNPQTTMVDYSYSYSSSPERSGIVTPPLCTLASVPFGWEEEPGKPRITSSPSSNTNAIVTLTNSKSKSKSLQLPPRLQQLVHDEGDDDATKVHSPSSVLEGPYCISRSNTCHLPPSSKALDKGMRMKERGWFGSLRGRKGFNVKREVSRGSYVFSSNSTSSADEDYHDNKTMICESFKQVVPWKSQKLKEVGYGALNL; this is encoded by the exons ATGAGTGGTTGTAAAACAGAGTCAGAAACAGAGCAAGAACAGAGTAACACATCAATTCTTCTACCAATATTCAAGTTCAATCCTCAAACAACAATGGTggattattcttattcttattcttcttctcctgAGAGGTCAGGGATTGTAACTCCACCACTTTGCACCTTAGCTTCAGTACCATTTGGTTGGGAAGAGGAACCTGGCAAGCCAAGAAtaacttcttctccttcttctaatACTAATGCCATTGTTACTTTGACCAACTCAAAGTCAAAGTCAAAGTCGTTGCAACTTCCTCCAAGGTTGCAACAACTAGttcatgatgaaggtgatgatgatGCAACCAAAGTTCACTCACCAAGCAGTGTATTGGAGGGTCCTTATTGTATCTCAAGAAGCAACACTTGCCACCTTCCTCCATCTTCTAAA GCTCTAGACAAAGGAATGAGAATGAAGGAGAGAGGGTGGTTTGGTTCATTAAGGGGAAGGAAGGGCTTCAATGTCAAAAGGGAAGTGAGTAGGGGCAGTTATGTCTTTTCTTCTAATTCTACATCTTCTGCTGATGAAGATTATCATGACAATAAG ACAATGATATGTGAGAGCTTCAAGCAAGTGGTTCCATGGAAGAGTCAAAAGCTCAAGGAAGTTGGCTATGGTGCCCTTAATCTCTAG
- the LOC112726518 gene encoding uncharacterized protein — protein MMAAAAAEVRAAWQRTANRCFVQEDAKRAPKLACCQPCCTASKPVDAGTANAADESNHAAVSATSFNNKSSLSNLTPDSRWWLHPQPSSGSRKGLTYEELISLQDDIEILKASDETKAFKRNDATQFSDKNDFVDCSMSLESDFSWIEVGKSWPWWRTSDRDELASFVSQKSVNHIENCDLPPPQKYLSRQPCGSADSTARSKGSLLELSCDTRHVYLASNKSSSIYSSIHEDDMDQVLEGNHSKTQLIEALCRSQTRARMAEEAAKQAYAEKEHIITLFFKQASQLFAYKQWFQLLLLENLHIQLKNSKDQQISGLFQAPASFECGAKPWKTRHKPKGDITTTYAVAFALGLSLVGAGLILGWSVGWMLPRL, from the exons ATgatggcggcggcggcggcggaagTGAGAGCGGCTTGGCAAAGAACGGCTAACCGTTGCTTTGTCCAAGAAGATGCAAAGAGAGCTCCCAAGTTAGCATGTTGTCAACCTTGCTGCACAGCTTCGAAACCGGTCGATGCCGGAACTGCCAATGCAGCAGATGAATCTAATCATGCTGCTGTTAGTGCCACCTCTTTTAACAACAAATCTTCACTTTCCAATCTAACACCTGACTCAAGATGGTGGTTGCACCCGCAGCCGAGTTCCGGATCTCGAAAAGGTTTAACATATGAAGAGTTAATTTCATTACAGGATGACATTGAGATTTTGAAAGCTAGTGATGAAACTAAAGCGTTCAAAAGAAATGATGCTACTCAGTTTAGTGATAAGAATGATTTTGTTGACTGCTCGATGTCCTTAGAATCAGATTTTTCTTGGATTGAAGTTGGTAAGTCATGGCCTTGGTGGCGAACTTCGGATAGAGACGAGTTAGCTTCCTTTGTTTCGCAGAAATCGGTGAACCACATTGAGAATTGCGACCTTCCTCCGCCGCAGAAGTATCTTAGTAGGCAGCCTTGTGGCTCTGCCGATTCGACGGCTCGATCGAAGGGAAGTTTACTGGAACTTTCTTGCGATACAAGGCATGTATATCTTGCTTCTAACAAGTCTTCAAG CATTTATAGCTCAATCCATGAGGATGATATGGATCAAGTTTTGGAGGGAAACCATAGCAAAACACAACTGATAGAAGCACTGTGTCGCTCTCAAACAAGGGCGAGGATGGCGGAAGAGGCTGCGAAACAGGCTTATGCCGAGAAAGAGCACATTATTACACTGTTTTTCAAACAGGCTTCACAACTCTTCGCCTATAAGCAATGGTTTCAGTTGCTGCTTCTAGAAAATCTTCACATTCAGCTCAAGAATAGCAAGGATCAGCAAATCTCTGGTCTCTTCCAGGCTCCGGCGTCCTTTGAATGTGGCGCGAAACCTTGGAAGACAAGGCATAAACCAAAAGGTGATATCACAACAACATATGCTGTGGCATTTGCTTTAGGATTGAGTCTTGTTGGTGCTGGCTTGATCTTAGGATGGAGTGTTGGATGGATGTTACCGCGTTTGTAG
- the LOC112726516 gene encoding auxin response factor 18 isoform X1 codes for MADGAGDDLFKELWRLCAGPLMDVPCVQDRVFYFPQGHIELLPEPTEQELRQMKNQKSPKYDLPSKILCRVIDVKCLAEMETDEVYARITLQPSSDNDPLDPNPICSEKPKQKFYSFCKTLSTSDTSTHGGFLVLRKHANECLPQLDMTMENPTQELVAKDIHGVEWKFKHIYRGHPKRHLLTTGWSAFVAAKKLVAGDSFVFLRGENGQLRVGVRRLNPPQSPTPSSVVSTQNMRLGVIVTASHSVMTSTMFVVYYKPRTSQFIVSLNKYIDTMNNDFKIGMRFKMRHEGEDPLDKRFCGTIVGVGDESREWPNSQWRSLKVQWDEPATMQRPDRVSCWEIEPLVTSPLNTIQPMAKGKRSRHAEASSSAASGSKESQVATIWQPPHLNGNGNSSQDPENNKAVVPVGPAGEGPARDHNEDRKKGMDCWLFGVNLTSSYSNVVTPLEKELWCEASTILHCGPKESIIVGACETEKVQSLNNHSLSNKQGHVPSMRTRTKVKMEGVAVGRAIDLTTLNGYDELIVELEKMFDIEGEIISQKKWAVTFTDEENDLMLLGDDLWQDFCKMVKRIFICSKED; via the exons ATGGCTG ATGGGGCTGGTGATGATTTGTTTAAAGAGCTATGGAGGTTGTGTGCAGGGCCATTAATGGATGTTCCTTGTGTTCAAGACAGAGTTTTCTATTTCCCTCAGGGTCACATTGAATTG ttgCCAGAACCTACAGAACAAGAATTGAGGCAGatgaagaaccagaaatctcccaAATACGATCTTCCGTCGAAGATCTTATGCCGTGTTATCGATGTTAAGTGTCTG GCCGAGATGGAAACCGACGAGGTTTATGCTCGAATCACTTTGCAGCCATCTTCAGAT AATGATCCTCTAGATCCTAATCCAATTTGTTCCGAGAAACCGAAACAGAAATTTTACTCATTTTGTAAGACACTGAGTACCTCAGATACTAGCACACATGGAGGATTTTTGGTTCTTCGGAAGCATGCTAATGAATGCTTGCCTCAATTG GATATGACAATGGAAAATCCTACTCAGGAGTTGGTAGCAAAGGATATTCATGGGGTTGAATGGAAGTTTAAGCATATATATAGAG GACATCCGAAGAGGCACCTGCTTACAACTGGCTGGAGTGCATTCGTTGCGGCCAAGAAATTGGTTGCCGgagattcttttgtttttctaaG GGGAGAGAATGGACAACTGAGGGTAGGCGTTAGACGTTTGAATCCGCCGCAGAGTCCTACGCCTTCGTCCGTGGTGTCGACACAAAACATGCGCCTTGGAGTGATTGTTACTGCAAGCCATTCTGTTATGACTAGTACCATGTTTGTGGTTTATTACAAGCCAAG GACTAGCCAGTTTATTGTTAGTTTAAACAAATATATTGACACGATGAACAATGACTTCAAAATCGGCATGCGATTCAAGATGAGACATGAGGGTGAAGATCCACTTGACAAAAG GTTTTGTGGTACTATAGTTGGAGTTGGAGATGAATCTCGAGAATGGCCGAATTCTCAATGGAGGTCATTGAAG GTTCAATGGGATGAACCAGCAACAATGCAAAGACCAGATAGAGTTTCATGTTGGGAGATTGAACCTCTTGTTACTTCGCCTTTGAATACGATTCAACCGATGGCGAAGGGAAAAAGATCAAGGCATGCTGAGGCTTCATCTTCTG CTGCTTCAGGTAGCAAAGAAAGCCAAGTAGCTACAATATGGCAGCCACCACATTTGAATGGCAATGGAAATTCTTCTCAAGATCCCGAAAACAACAAAGCCGTCGTCCCGGTTGGTCCAGCTGGCGAAGGCCCGGCACGCGACCACAACGAAGACAGGAAGAAGGGCATGGATTGCTGGTTGTTTGGGGTGAATTTGACTAGCAGCTATAGTAATGTTGTTACCCCTTTGGAGAAAGAACTTTGGTGTGAAGCTTCAACTATCCTTCATTGTGGTCCCAAAGAATCTATTATTGTTGGTGCATGTGAGACTGAGAAGGTTCAGAGTCTCAATAACCATTCACTGTCCAACAAGCAGGGCCATGTACCATCCATGAGGACTAGGACTAAg GTGAAAATGGAAGGTGTAGCAGTTGGTCGAGCAATTGACTTGACCACATTAAATGGTTATGATGAACTCATAGTTGAGCTTGAGAAAATGTTTGACATTGAAGGAGAAATTATATCTCAGAAGAAATGGGCTGTTACTTTCACTGATGAAGAAAATGACCTTATGCTTCTTGGTGATGATTTATGGCA GGACTTCTGCAAAATGGTGAAGAGGATTTTCATTTGTTCAAAGGAGGATTAA
- the LOC112726516 gene encoding auxin response factor 18 isoform X2: MADGAGDDLFKELWRLCAGPLMDVPCVQDRVFYFPQGHIELLPEPTEQELRQMKNQKSPKYDLPSKILCRVIDVKCLAEMETDEVYARITLQPSSDNDPLDPNPICSEKPKQKFYSFCKTLSTSDTSTHGGFLVLRKHANECLPQLDMTMENPTQELVAKDIHGVEWKFKHIYRGHPKRHLLTTGWSAFVAAKKLVAGDSFVFLRGENGQLRVGVRRLNPPQSPTPSSVVSTQNMRLGVIVTASHSVMTSTMFVVYYKPRTSQFIVSLNKYIDTMNNDFKIGMRFKMRHEGEDPLDKRFCGTIVGVGDESREWPNSQWRSLKVQWDEPATMQRPDRVSCWEIEPLVTSPLNTIQPMAKGKRSRHAEASSSGSKESQVATIWQPPHLNGNGNSSQDPENNKAVVPVGPAGEGPARDHNEDRKKGMDCWLFGVNLTSSYSNVVTPLEKELWCEASTILHCGPKESIIVGACETEKVQSLNNHSLSNKQGHVPSMRTRTKVKMEGVAVGRAIDLTTLNGYDELIVELEKMFDIEGEIISQKKWAVTFTDEENDLMLLGDDLWQDFCKMVKRIFICSKED, encoded by the exons ATGGCTG ATGGGGCTGGTGATGATTTGTTTAAAGAGCTATGGAGGTTGTGTGCAGGGCCATTAATGGATGTTCCTTGTGTTCAAGACAGAGTTTTCTATTTCCCTCAGGGTCACATTGAATTG ttgCCAGAACCTACAGAACAAGAATTGAGGCAGatgaagaaccagaaatctcccaAATACGATCTTCCGTCGAAGATCTTATGCCGTGTTATCGATGTTAAGTGTCTG GCCGAGATGGAAACCGACGAGGTTTATGCTCGAATCACTTTGCAGCCATCTTCAGAT AATGATCCTCTAGATCCTAATCCAATTTGTTCCGAGAAACCGAAACAGAAATTTTACTCATTTTGTAAGACACTGAGTACCTCAGATACTAGCACACATGGAGGATTTTTGGTTCTTCGGAAGCATGCTAATGAATGCTTGCCTCAATTG GATATGACAATGGAAAATCCTACTCAGGAGTTGGTAGCAAAGGATATTCATGGGGTTGAATGGAAGTTTAAGCATATATATAGAG GACATCCGAAGAGGCACCTGCTTACAACTGGCTGGAGTGCATTCGTTGCGGCCAAGAAATTGGTTGCCGgagattcttttgtttttctaaG GGGAGAGAATGGACAACTGAGGGTAGGCGTTAGACGTTTGAATCCGCCGCAGAGTCCTACGCCTTCGTCCGTGGTGTCGACACAAAACATGCGCCTTGGAGTGATTGTTACTGCAAGCCATTCTGTTATGACTAGTACCATGTTTGTGGTTTATTACAAGCCAAG GACTAGCCAGTTTATTGTTAGTTTAAACAAATATATTGACACGATGAACAATGACTTCAAAATCGGCATGCGATTCAAGATGAGACATGAGGGTGAAGATCCACTTGACAAAAG GTTTTGTGGTACTATAGTTGGAGTTGGAGATGAATCTCGAGAATGGCCGAATTCTCAATGGAGGTCATTGAAG GTTCAATGGGATGAACCAGCAACAATGCAAAGACCAGATAGAGTTTCATGTTGGGAGATTGAACCTCTTGTTACTTCGCCTTTGAATACGATTCAACCGATGGCGAAGGGAAAAAGATCAAGGCATGCTGAGGCTTCATCTTCTG GTAGCAAAGAAAGCCAAGTAGCTACAATATGGCAGCCACCACATTTGAATGGCAATGGAAATTCTTCTCAAGATCCCGAAAACAACAAAGCCGTCGTCCCGGTTGGTCCAGCTGGCGAAGGCCCGGCACGCGACCACAACGAAGACAGGAAGAAGGGCATGGATTGCTGGTTGTTTGGGGTGAATTTGACTAGCAGCTATAGTAATGTTGTTACCCCTTTGGAGAAAGAACTTTGGTGTGAAGCTTCAACTATCCTTCATTGTGGTCCCAAAGAATCTATTATTGTTGGTGCATGTGAGACTGAGAAGGTTCAGAGTCTCAATAACCATTCACTGTCCAACAAGCAGGGCCATGTACCATCCATGAGGACTAGGACTAAg GTGAAAATGGAAGGTGTAGCAGTTGGTCGAGCAATTGACTTGACCACATTAAATGGTTATGATGAACTCATAGTTGAGCTTGAGAAAATGTTTGACATTGAAGGAGAAATTATATCTCAGAAGAAATGGGCTGTTACTTTCACTGATGAAGAAAATGACCTTATGCTTCTTGGTGATGATTTATGGCA GGACTTCTGCAAAATGGTGAAGAGGATTTTCATTTGTTCAAAGGAGGATTAA
- the LOC112729113 gene encoding uncharacterized protein At4g00950 isoform X1: protein MSGCKTESETEQEQSNTSILLPIFKFNPQTTMVDYSYSYSSSPERSGIVTPPLCTLASVPFGWEEEPGKPRITSSPSSNTNAIVTLTNSKSKSKSLQLPPRLQQLVHDEGDDDATKVHSPSSVLEGPYCISRSNTCHLPPSSKALDKGMRMKERGWFGSLRGRKGFNVKREVSRGSYVFSSNSTSSADEDYHDNKVRSVTKMQRSRSISHLFHAKPWTMICESFKQVVPWKSQKLKEVGYGALNL, encoded by the exons ATGAGTGGTTGTAAAACAGAGTCAGAAACAGAGCAAGAACAGAGTAACACATCAATTCTTCTACCAATATTCAAGTTCAATCCTCAAACAACAATGGTggattattcttattcttattcttcttctcctgAGAGGTCAGGGATTGTAACTCCACCACTTTGCACCTTAGCTTCAGTACCATTTGGTTGGGAAGAGGAACCTGGCAAGCCAAGAAtaacttcttctccttcttctaatACTAATGCCATTGTTACTTTGACCAACTCAAAGTCAAAGTCAAAGTCGTTGCAACTTCCTCCAAGGTTGCAACAACTAGttcatgatgaaggtgatgatgatGCAACCAAAGTTCACTCACCAAGCAGTGTATTGGAGGGTCCTTATTGTATCTCAAGAAGCAACACTTGCCACCTTCCTCCATCTTCTAAA GCTCTAGACAAAGGAATGAGAATGAAGGAGAGAGGGTGGTTTGGTTCATTAAGGGGAAGGAAGGGCTTCAATGTCAAAAGGGAAGTGAGTAGGGGCAGTTATGTCTTTTCTTCTAATTCTACATCTTCTGCTGATGAAGATTATCATGACAATAAGGTGAGAAGTGTGACAAAGATGCAACGTTCTAGAAGCATTTCCCACCTCTTCCATGCCAAGCCATGG ACAATGATATGTGAGAGCTTCAAGCAAGTGGTTCCATGGAAGAGTCAAAAGCTCAAGGAAGTTGGCTATGGTGCCCTTAATCTCTAG